ACAATACCATCACCCTTTGATTTTGTATTAACAATCATCATTTCTCTATTTGATGTTTGAATCGATTCgccaataaaattttgagtgtGTAAGTACTCAAGTTCGAATCCTATTATTCACAATTGCGATTTATGAACTCGATTCTTTCCGAATTGATCTAGTTTTTGTATTTGTACTTTtgaaacttatatatttttaacatttcttAGTACTACTCGTAATTCTTTAAAACCCTTAAGTTTAAGAATAATATGCACGTAATCACATATAAATCAACTTTTTTAGTTGTTGTAATAGCAATGGTGTTAATTGAATTAAGACCCGATCAACtcaaaaccttaaaatttttaaagccgAATTCATTAAGTGGAGTACGCCCTTAATTGGATGGTTCAAATTGAATGTTGATGCAACTTCCAAGAGGTCCGAGATTACATTTGTTGATAAGCATataaatcttaatttatttttgataatttttcttttgaattcaaCTATTTAAGTCCTTAATTATTTAACCCTTCAacattaccaaaaaaaaaaaaatttaacccatTTAACTTTTCGTCTCttttagtaattgaattttcattttttattaaatcaccttaaaatgaatagaaaaattaatgattgttaacTCTGTTAATGCGACTTACACGTGCTTGTTGTATGGATGTCATGTTAacgtttaattaatttttaaaattttaaaaatattaaaaatatattttatattctttttatactttttaaataatttttaattttaaaatacattttataatttttaatatttttaaaattttaaaaattagttaagtgttaacatatcatcaacataccaATTCACGTGTATGCTacattagaaaattaaaaaagcattaacttttcatttattttaaagataatttgacaaaaaaatataaatttaaagattaaaaagacctaaattttaacaatgtatAAAACtagacctaaattttaaaacccaaaaattaaaaagactaaattccaAAATTGTTTATTGGTTTATGTTATtggattatttatataataagtaCCTCAAGAACCCAGAGTTCATGTAACCGAGCAACCCTCAATTTCAAGAAATTTGGGAACCACAGCTCACTTGGGaacaaaatctgaaaagtaTACATCCTTTAAACCATAACCATATCAAGAACCTGTTGCTTAAACATTGTAGAGGGAAAAAAAGTGACTACAGGGAagtcttaaataaataacagaaGAAAGCATTCAATGATGATAAACTCAGCAAATATAATtctaaataataactaaattaaggGGAAAAAAGATCCTAAGTGTTGGTGGCCCTGGTGTAAATCTGCTGGCTAGAATGGGCAGACACCAATCTAATCGACCCCCTTGCCATCAATTCCCTTATAGCCTTCCTTGCAAGTGATCCATTGATCTGTGAGTGTTCATGCAAAAACCAAAACTTAATAGCAGATTATAGTTCTCATATAGAGCTCACACATGCATAAGAACAGCAACCAATCTTACTAGGACTCGGTTATGAGTGCCGGGGCACGGATATGTGACTTATGAGCATGTTcaaatttctcatttctccGAGATTTTTAATATAGGTATCagataagaaaacaaaaaggcCCGTGTACTAAGAGTTGAATTGCATTTTACCCtgtctactcaaaaaatgagcaaattagtctctgTACATTAGTCAAGGAGCAAACTGATCATTGTTCATCAACATGAGGTATGCGTGGCAGTGTGATTGTCTGGTAATTTTGTTAGCCATGCCAGTTTCTCTTTAATCTAAAGCATAGGGACTAACttgcccatttttttagtaaagggggtaaaatgcaatctaacacTTAGTGCAGAGGCCccatgaaaattttgttgcatCTAACTCTATATTAAAAGTGTAGCAAGAACACTACTTCGAATAAAATTACCATGTTTTGTACAGCAACTACATACATTAATCAAATTCCAAGAAACTTAGATCCTATGCTGCTCCGACTCATTTCCGAGGACACTTCGAAATActtgaaaagaaatttgaacATGTCACATTTCAGCATCGAACACACACCTAAATCCGAGTAACATCGCCTAAATCTCCAACATCCAGGCAAGAGACAAACATGAATCAAACTAAAACCTAATAACATACGAATTGTAAAAAGCAATGCAAAACATCATCCATCAAAAACAGGCAAACACAAAAAAAGGGGGGAATAATAAcgagaaaaaagagagagaaaagtaCCCTCATACGATCAGAAAGAATAGAGGGGGTGATGAGCTTGTATTTAGGAGCTTCAGAGAGAAGCTTGTCATAGGTAGCTTGATCAAATAGCACCATGTTGTTCACCTTCTCCTTTTGTTTTCCCTTGCTCCACTTCTATTTACcacaacaaattaaaaacaaaaccaataaataaataaaaacccatttCTTATCTAACTCCAAAAAAgcagaaaaattcaaaaaaaaaaagaagatgacCTTCTTCTTTTGTTTGCCACCTCCAGATTTTGCGGGCTTAGAGGAAGGAGGAGGAGCTTTGTCTTTCTTTGGGGCCTACAAAAGCAAATCCAAAAATAGAACCAAAACTATGTTAGTTTAcaattaaaaaaccaaaattgatttgggaattttttttttttggtataaaaGGATTGATAATGTAGGGAGATGAACATACCATGGTATCTGCTGGTAAAGGAGGAGGCGCAGTTTTTGCAGGTGCGACGAGAAGTCTGGGTGGAAACGTGAGAGCCTTCTTTTAAGTTCTAAACCCTAGGGTTTGGTTGCtttctaatctaatttttatttcagtCCTTGTacttcttataaattttaaacttagtccttttattttggaaaaaagcAATGTTGTGTCTATGAATTTGGAAACTTTTCTcaacttagttttttttttgtccatgCAATGATGTGGCACTATGGTATTGTAACATGTCATCGcctaaaaaatcatatatttttattaataaaaactttAGGTGATCAAAGTGTCACATAATCCCTTTGGtcctgtcaattttgaaaatgagcaaatttgTTTCCTCTCAACaataactacaaaaataatttaaaattattttcataaattcaacatatttgtaaaattccaaaatttatatttttaaaaattaaaaatctaaaaatatataaagaaagtttaaatttaaaaatattctaaaataataattttgggagctaaataagttaattaatgatttaagtttatcatactaaattttttttgatttgaaatagttttcaaatataCATGGTTCAAATTTATATGCTCTAACAAAGAATTAGTTATACTATAACAAGATTTCAATTcgacatatttaatttttttaatttaactcgaacaatttcactcgagtcaactcgactcgaatttcatttcactcgattcgaaaaaatttcaaatcgagttaggatgataaaataagactcgccaactcgaaattttttcactcgattcgactcaATTCGACCGAATACTCACCCCTACTTAGGcttcaattattaaatgaaaatagaagAATGACTAAATTTTTGAGATAAAAGTTGAGGGATTAAAATTCAtgattgttgacaccatttttttgatgaaaacagggtcgacttggattttgaaaaaagaaggaaaacggccaccaatcctttttttgatgaggtgtgatcgggtcacctcgaaaagtggttgtttttaataaacgatttaatttttattaaaacaacgactttggtctgcgaaattcagaaaaacgggttcgggagtcggttacgcacgaggaagggttagcaccctcgatacgcccaaaattggtacctagttgattacttaatgtattggtgtcgaaaattaaaaactcgaaaagaatttaaaaatacgatccttcttTATATTgcgttattttaaaaaaaaatacttggataaatcaaaatggaaaatgcctTCTTAcctcgaagtaacaagatgtcacattcagtaagttaggacacgacacctcgTATTTTCGAGAGTAAGCTtgcatatattttttgtttaaacctcatttatttcaattttaaaaggatattcggttatttagaatcacgagaaaaatcgaagcccagtgagttagggcacgatttctcgaattttctaaatacggaatattgcctttattttcgaaattttatatgtttgaaatttaaaaggatattttgttatttgggtttaatgagaaaatcgagacccagtaagttagggtacaatttctcaaattcccaaaatgcaaaatattgccttattgagcaaaattcattttgaataatAGCGGGTAATCTATTTGAAGGTATGCATTTATCTcacttagaataaaataaagcagTCTAAATTGGATAACTATGTCGGAGTTTAATTTACAATACAATGACGTGAACTAATcaatacaataataaacatagagtaatgatacatgaataaaattataccAATGGCACACACAATGAAAATAATCACTCAACACACATTATTTAAACATcattattaataaaaagggatgaataaattaaataacatatataacaatTTCAAGATGAGTAGTATAgagcaaattaaaataaataaaatgtagaacaaatttaaaatgataataaatgagttttaaataaataatgtgaaaacaagatttaaaatcaactatatacaaaataattttaaaaatattatatatgaaaattttaaaataaataataacatatatgtacatataaaagcataaaacaAGGAATATCTAAAAATCTTGAAATGGATAACAAatgatttaaaacaaatagtaaaattaaaaaaagggtacaaagcagttttaaaataattaatatatacaatacattttaacataagataaaataatatataaaatacttaaggtaatagctaaaatttttacattatcatataaaatgcaaaaggaaaaattgttcttatattaaacaataaaacaaggaACTAGAATCGATagtgtatgtatacatatatttaaaatatttaatgtatataaaacttaaaataaatagtaataaatctaaaatagtttaaaataatataatacattaaagaaaatactaaatatcaacaacaaaaatacaaatacaatttagagaaaagaaaagaaaatatataaaatggagATAAAAAAAACAAGGACGTGATTGAAATCAGAATGAAATTAAGGGgctaaatcttaaaaaaaaggCGAAGAGGAAAAAGGGACCAATTCGCCACACACTGAAAGTATCAGGGATCGAAGGGGAAATATCCCAAGACCCTTATACGCGGCGTTTCGATGCCAAGGACTGCACATGGTCAAAGGACCCGATTGAAGCAGACACAGAATTCACGGTCCAAAtcaaaaagaaacagaaagtTGGATTGTGCCTCCACGCAAGATGGGGGGACTAAATGCGTAAATTACCCATGAGGGCAAAGCAGGCGCAAATCTCCCCCTTTAAACGGCGCCGTACCACAATCACAATAAAGGCTAAACATTTGCTTTATTTTCTGCTGCTTTATTCTCTACAGAGAacgcaagaaaaaaaaaattaaaaggggaATCCcctttctctgctagggttccaGACCAAGAACCCCGCCGCCGTCACGCCTCCCCGCCCGGTGGCCGGAGCCATGCGAAGACGCTTCCTCTCGGCGCATTGAAGCGCATTCAGAGGTCGAAGTCATGGAACACGGGAgcagaaagaaagagaaaagctTTGGTCCCTCTCCCAACCCACGTCCGGCGACGGTGAAGCACCATCAACGGCGGGTCTAAGGGCCGATTCAGGTACTTCCTCttcctttctattttattttgattattttttaagatCGATTtgcagaaaaaaaataaaaataaaaataaaagcaaataaataaacaaataaatacgcaaaagataaagaaatgaaGAGAAAGCAATTCAAAACAACCTTTTTAAATCTTGTTTTCAGTTTTCTTATTCTAATCTCTGTGTATTCGTAAAAAAGGTAGAAGAAGATTACAAGGAAGAGattttcggcttttatagccgatctACACaactttttatttctatttctttgtcTTTTTGCTATTTGTTCCTTCTGTTGTTGTGTGCCTTTTGCATTCAATTTTTGTAGGTGTCAGAGCATGCGGAGGAAAGGCGGCTAGGAGCGGCGGTAGCCAGGCATGGCAGAGGAGGCGAAACGGCGTTGGGGCTGGAGCCTGGGCATGCGGCGCATGGAGGCTTGGGGGCTAGGGTTTCTTAATTTGGGCCTGTTGGGTATTTTGGGCCACTGTTTATTTTGGACTGTGTTTTTTTTGCTGGTATTGGGCTTTAGtgttttgggcccgggcaaaatggCTCTTACAATGATGTACAAAAAGCACATAGATTTGGAGCATAATTAGACTTTGTTTGCTTCACCATATCTAAACTATAAATTTGTCTAATTCTAGTTTTAAgagatttaatctatttttttagttcGACATAATTTGATCCCTCtgctattatattatt
The sequence above is a segment of the Gossypium raimondii isolate GPD5lz chromosome 4, ASM2569854v1, whole genome shotgun sequence genome. Coding sequences within it:
- the LOC105779589 gene encoding 40S ribosomal protein S25-4, with protein sequence MAPKKDKAPPPSSKPAKSGGGKQKKKKWSKGKQKEKVNNMVLFDQATYDKLLSEAPKYKLITPSILSDRMRINGSLARKAIRELMARGSIRLVSAHSSQQIYTRATNT